Proteins encoded by one window of Enterobacter hormaechei subsp. xiangfangensis:
- a CDS encoding helix-turn-helix domain-containing protein, with amino-acid sequence MNFQDIHTYYQQLNIGQFFPHMLCKGEALTVAANKKLTVEPGYIYFCTEGSLTILMPDDGLNIGNTIEYMPIGLMERYCPLAKYEYRSSAKVKLVRISWVDFDQIFFQGGPERMQALATILTYMSIFTIDLHNERRQVTSYQTIKPMLYRYLYRQETHTGENEGLALFIIKRTNLSRTHVFRVLADLKAGGYITMKRGKLVSIDRPLPDAY; translated from the coding sequence GTGAATTTTCAGGATATCCATACCTATTATCAGCAACTCAATATTGGGCAATTTTTTCCGCACATGCTTTGTAAAGGCGAGGCCTTAACCGTTGCCGCAAATAAAAAACTCACCGTCGAGCCTGGCTATATCTATTTTTGCACTGAAGGATCGCTGACGATATTAATGCCTGATGATGGCCTTAATATTGGCAATACTATCGAGTATATGCCGATAGGGTTAATGGAAAGGTATTGTCCACTGGCGAAGTATGAATATCGCAGCAGTGCGAAGGTGAAGCTGGTGAGAATATCCTGGGTCGACTTCGACCAGATATTTTTCCAGGGCGGGCCTGAGCGCATGCAGGCGCTGGCCACCATACTGACCTACATGTCCATATTTACCATCGACCTGCACAATGAACGCAGGCAGGTCACCAGCTACCAGACCATCAAACCAATGCTGTACCGCTATCTCTATCGGCAGGAGACCCACACGGGAGAGAATGAGGGCCTGGCGCTGTTTATCATCAAGCGCACTAACCTGTCACGAACGCATGTCTTTCGCGTGCTGGCAGATCTTAAAGCCGGGGGATATATCACCATGAAGCGCGGAAAGCTGGTGTCGATTGAC